In Allomuricauda ruestringensis DSM 13258, the following proteins share a genomic window:
- the thrA gene encoding bifunctional aspartate kinase/homoserine dehydrogenase I: MKVLKFGGTSVANPENINKVKSILSNQNNEQIAVVVSAFGGVTDLLLNASRLASEQDLSYKNSLKEVEDRHISAIRELIPVKSQSAALSKVKSELNILETLLEGAFLIGELTPKLSDKIVSYGELLSSFIISEFLKSEGLDVAFKDSRELIITDNNFGKANVDFKKTNANCEAYFLSNQHQITMLPGFVALSNTGNLTTLGRGGSDYTAAIIAAAVNANILEVWTDVSGMYTANPKLVKQAKCVSNISYEEAMELSHFGAKVLYPPTIQPVLGKAIPIAIKNTFDPESPGTHIAKNNNGNGKTVRGISHVGNISLLSLEGPGMIGIPGISKRFFETLSIKNISIVLITQASSEHSICVGIADEDVDMAAEAVNETFEYEIATKKIKPVIVEKDLTIVALVGDNMKSHQGLSGKMFSTLGKNNVNIRAIAQGASERNISAVIKKEDVKKALNSLHETFFEENIKQLNLFVMGVGNVGAKFLAQIHQQKKYLKDELKLNVRVIGISNSRKMAFDEGGISLKNWENILDQGEPADKEAFFDRINTLNYRNSIFVDNTASDEVSKSYSSYLKNSISVVTCNKIASSSDYEYYRELKHLAKEYNAPYLFETNVGAGLPIIDTLKHLIASGDKVRKIQAVLSGSLNFVFNTFDDSTTFHDVVKQAQKQGYTEPDPTIDLSGVDVMRKILILARESGYQLDIDEIKNEAFLPKASLETDSNEAFFESLKKYEEDFQKLYKEAADADCKLKYVAQFEGGNAKVGLQQIPKGHDFYNLEGSDNIVLFFTDRYVDQPLIIKGAGAGADVTASGIFADIVRIGNF, translated from the coding sequence ATGAAAGTCTTAAAGTTTGGAGGCACTTCCGTTGCCAATCCAGAAAATATAAATAAGGTCAAATCCATCCTCAGCAACCAAAACAACGAGCAAATTGCCGTTGTGGTATCGGCATTTGGAGGTGTTACCGACCTACTGCTCAATGCTTCCCGTTTGGCGTCGGAACAAGATTTAAGTTATAAAAACAGTCTCAAGGAAGTTGAGGACAGGCATATTTCCGCCATCAGGGAATTGATTCCCGTTAAAAGCCAAAGTGCCGCGCTCAGCAAAGTAAAGAGTGAACTCAACATACTGGAAACCTTGCTGGAAGGCGCTTTTTTAATCGGAGAACTTACCCCAAAACTCTCCGATAAGATTGTAAGCTATGGCGAATTGCTGTCATCCTTCATTATTAGTGAGTTTTTAAAATCCGAAGGATTGGACGTAGCGTTCAAGGACAGCAGGGAACTGATCATCACCGATAACAACTTTGGCAAGGCCAACGTGGATTTCAAAAAAACCAATGCCAATTGCGAGGCATACTTTTTATCCAACCAACACCAAATAACCATGCTACCTGGGTTTGTGGCATTGAGCAATACGGGAAACCTGACAACCTTGGGCAGAGGCGGCTCCGACTATACCGCTGCCATTATCGCTGCTGCGGTAAATGCCAATATTCTAGAAGTTTGGACAGATGTGAGCGGCATGTACACCGCGAATCCAAAATTGGTTAAACAGGCAAAATGTGTTTCCAACATCAGTTACGAAGAAGCTATGGAGCTGTCCCATTTTGGCGCCAAAGTACTATATCCCCCAACAATTCAACCCGTTTTGGGAAAAGCCATTCCCATTGCAATAAAAAACACCTTTGACCCGGAAAGTCCTGGCACCCATATTGCCAAGAACAACAACGGAAATGGCAAAACGGTGCGCGGTATCAGTCATGTAGGCAACATAAGCCTACTTTCTTTGGAAGGCCCGGGCATGATCGGTATCCCTGGTATCTCCAAGCGGTTTTTTGAAACGCTTTCCATAAAAAATATCAGTATCGTTCTGATTACCCAAGCATCTTCCGAGCACTCCATCTGTGTGGGGATTGCCGATGAAGATGTGGACATGGCAGCCGAAGCGGTCAACGAGACCTTTGAATACGAGATTGCCACCAAAAAGATAAAACCGGTAATAGTTGAAAAAGACCTGACCATTGTGGCCCTGGTCGGTGACAACATGAAAAGTCACCAAGGATTGAGCGGTAAAATGTTCAGCACTTTGGGCAAAAATAATGTAAATATTAGAGCAATCGCCCAAGGCGCTTCGGAACGAAACATCTCTGCGGTCATCAAAAAAGAAGATGTAAAAAAAGCACTCAACTCGTTGCACGAAACCTTTTTCGAGGAAAATATCAAGCAGCTCAACCTGTTTGTCATGGGCGTTGGTAATGTTGGGGCCAAATTCTTGGCACAAATCCATCAACAGAAAAAATATTTAAAGGACGAGCTAAAGCTCAACGTTCGTGTCATTGGCATCAGCAATTCCAGAAAAATGGCTTTTGATGAAGGTGGAATTTCTCTCAAAAACTGGGAAAATATCCTTGATCAGGGAGAACCTGCCGATAAAGAAGCATTTTTTGACCGCATCAATACACTGAACTATCGCAACAGTATTTTTGTGGACAACACAGCTAGTGACGAGGTTTCCAAAAGCTATTCCAGCTATCTCAAAAACAGTATTTCCGTGGTCACTTGCAATAAAATTGCATCCTCTTCGGATTACGAGTATTACAGGGAACTAAAACACTTGGCCAAGGAATACAATGCCCCTTATTTATTCGAGACCAATGTGGGGGCAGGCTTACCGATTATTGACACCCTTAAGCACTTGATCGCTTCGGGGGACAAAGTCAGAAAAATACAGGCGGTGTTATCCGGCAGTTTAAATTTTGTCTTCAACACCTTTGATGACTCCACTACGTTCCACGACGTGGTAAAGCAAGCACAAAAACAAGGCTATACCGAACCCGACCCTACCATCGATTTAAGTGGTGTCGACGTGATGCGAAAAATCTTGATTTTAGCACGAGAAAGCGGTTATCAATTGGATATTGATGAAATCAAAAACGAGGCATTTCTGCCCAAAGCAAGTCTAGAGACCGACTCCAACGAAGCATTTTTTGAAAGTTTGAAGAAATATGAGGAAGATTTTCAAAAACTGTATAAGGAAGCGGCCGATGCCGATTGCAAACTAAAGTATGTCGCCCAGTTTGAGGGCGGAAACGCCAAAGTGGGCTTACAGCAAATTCCAAAAGGACACGATTTTTACAACTTGGAAGGCAGTGACAACATTGTACTGTTCTTTACCGACCGCTATGTGGACCAGCCTTTGATCATAAAAGGTGCTGGAGCGGGTGCCGATGTTACTGCATCGGGTATCTTTGCGGATATTGTTCGAATCGGTAACTTTTAA
- a CDS encoding ATP-dependent Clp protease ATP-binding subunit has translation MDDNFSPRVKDVIAYSKEEALRLGHDFIGTEHLMLGLLRDGNGKAINILDALDVDLDHLRRKVEILSPANPNTGTIQKDKKNLHLTRQAERALKTTFLEAKLFQSSSINTAHLLLCILRNENDPTTKLLHKLKVDYDNVKEQFKSMITSDDDYIDTPQAESFPGDTDDMGDSKESSFGSSASQKGSKKSKTPVLDNFGRDLTKLAEDNKLDPVVGREKEIERVSQILSRRKKNNPLLIGEPGVGKSAIAEGLALRIINKKVSRILYNKRVVTLDLASLVAGTKYRGQFEERMKAVMNELEKNDDIILFIDEIHTIVGAGGATGSLDASNMFKPALARGEIQCIGATTLDEYRQYIEKDGALERRFQKVMVEPTTVEETIEILMNIKGKYEEHHNVNYTDEAILACVKLTNRYMTDRFLPDKAIDALDEAGSRVHIVNMDVPKQILELESQLEDVRELKNSVVKKQKYEEAAKLRDDEKRLEKDLASAQERWEEESKLHRETVSEDNVADVVSMMSGIPVNRIAQTESNKLAELPNLIKGFVIGQDEAVSKVARAIQRNRAGLKDPNKPIGSFIFLGQTGVGKTQLAKILAKELFDSEDALIRIDMSEYMEKFAISRLVGAPPGYVGYEEGGQLTEKVRRKPYSVILLDEVEKAHPDVFNMLLQVLDDGFLTDSLGRKIDFRNTIIIMTSNIGARQLKDFGQGVGFGTAAKKAQADTHQKSVIENALKKAFAPEFLNRIDDVVVFNALEREDIHKIIDIELNKLYERIKDIGYDLNLSDKAKDYIADKGFDKQYGARPLKRAIQKYIEDTLAEEIVNSKLEEGDSIFMDLDEKKEELTIKIKKAEKSPEAEK, from the coding sequence ATGGACGATAATTTTTCCCCCCGCGTAAAGGACGTTATAGCATACAGCAAGGAAGAAGCCCTGAGACTGGGCCATGATTTTATTGGCACGGAACACCTTATGCTAGGTCTTTTAAGAGACGGAAATGGCAAAGCCATAAATATATTGGATGCACTCGATGTGGATTTGGACCACCTGCGTAGAAAGGTGGAAATCCTGAGTCCCGCAAATCCGAATACAGGAACAATACAGAAGGACAAAAAGAATCTTCATTTGACCCGCCAAGCAGAACGGGCCCTGAAGACTACTTTTTTGGAAGCAAAGCTCTTCCAAAGTTCTTCCATCAACACAGCACATTTGCTGCTCTGTATTTTGAGGAACGAGAATGATCCAACAACTAAACTATTGCACAAACTGAAAGTGGATTACGACAATGTCAAAGAACAGTTTAAATCCATGATCACTAGTGATGACGATTATATAGATACCCCGCAAGCGGAATCCTTCCCCGGGGACACAGATGATATGGGAGATAGCAAAGAAAGCTCTTTCGGTTCCAGTGCTTCCCAAAAAGGAAGCAAAAAGTCCAAAACACCTGTTTTGGACAATTTTGGACGCGACCTGACCAAACTGGCCGAAGACAACAAATTGGACCCCGTAGTGGGCAGAGAAAAGGAAATTGAGCGTGTTTCCCAAATATTGAGCCGTAGAAAAAAGAACAATCCACTGCTTATTGGTGAGCCCGGTGTAGGTAAAAGTGCCATCGCCGAAGGATTGGCGCTGCGTATCATCAATAAGAAGGTATCACGTATTCTTTACAACAAACGCGTGGTAACCTTAGATTTGGCCTCTTTGGTCGCAGGTACAAAATACCGTGGCCAATTTGAGGAGCGGATGAAGGCCGTAATGAACGAGTTGGAGAAGAATGACGATATCATCTTGTTCATTGATGAGATACACACTATTGTTGGTGCCGGTGGAGCTACGGGCAGTTTGGATGCTTCCAATATGTTCAAACCTGCGCTGGCTAGAGGAGAAATTCAATGTATCGGTGCAACAACGCTTGATGAGTACAGACAATACATAGAAAAAGATGGTGCCTTGGAGCGTCGCTTCCAAAAGGTAATGGTAGAACCTACCACCGTGGAAGAAACCATCGAAATTTTAATGAACATCAAAGGAAAGTACGAAGAGCATCATAACGTAAACTATACCGACGAAGCTATTTTAGCATGTGTAAAGTTGACCAACCGTTACATGACGGACCGCTTCCTTCCCGACAAGGCCATTGATGCACTGGACGAAGCAGGGTCTAGGGTACACATCGTCAACATGGACGTTCCCAAACAAATTTTGGAGCTGGAAAGCCAGCTGGAAGATGTTCGAGAACTAAAGAACAGCGTTGTTAAAAAGCAGAAATACGAAGAGGCCGCCAAACTTAGGGACGACGAAAAACGTCTGGAAAAGGATTTGGCATCCGCTCAAGAACGCTGGGAAGAAGAAAGCAAACTGCACAGGGAAACCGTTAGCGAAGATAATGTTGCCGATGTAGTTTCCATGATGAGCGGCATTCCCGTAAACAGAATAGCACAGACCGAAAGCAATAAATTGGCCGAGCTGCCAAACCTCATTAAAGGTTTTGTAATTGGTCAAGATGAAGCCGTGTCCAAAGTGGCAAGGGCCATACAACGAAACCGTGCCGGACTCAAGGATCCAAACAAACCTATTGGTTCATTTATATTCTTGGGACAAACCGGAGTCGGTAAGACCCAATTGGCCAAAATATTGGCTAAGGAACTTTTTGATTCCGAAGATGCCCTTATCCGCATAGATATGAGCGAATACATGGAAAAATTCGCCATTTCGAGATTGGTAGGTGCACCTCCCGGATATGTGGGTTATGAAGAAGGCGGGCAGTTGACCGAAAAAGTACGCCGTAAACCATATTCCGTAATATTGTTGGACGAAGTGGAAAAAGCGCATCCAGATGTATTCAATATGTTGTTACAGGTGCTGGATGATGGATTCCTTACCGATAGCCTTGGGCGTAAAATCGATTTTAGGAACACCATAATCATCATGACCTCCAATATCGGTGCAAGACAATTGAAAGATTTTGGACAAGGCGTAGGTTTTGGTACGGCAGCCAAAAAAGCACAGGCCGATACACATCAAAAAAGTGTCATCGAAAATGCATTGAAAAAGGCGTTTGCTCCAGAATTTTTAAACAGGATAGACGATGTAGTGGTATTCAATGCACTGGAAAGAGAGGACATCCACAAAATCATCGATATCGAATTGAACAAATTGTACGAGAGGATCAAGGACATCGGGTACGACTTAAATCTTTCTGATAAAGCAAAAGATTACATTGCCGATAAAGGTTTCGATAAGCAATATGGGGCACGACCTCTTAAAAGAGCTATCCAAAAATATATAGAAGATACACTGGCCGAGGAAATCGTAAACTCCAAATTGGAAGAGGGCGACAGTATTTTTATGGACTTGGATGAGAAAAAAGAAGAACTCACCATCAAAATAAAAAAAGCTGAAAAATCACCCGAAGCTGAAAAGTAA
- a CDS encoding bifunctional ADP-dependent NAD(P)H-hydrate dehydratase/NAD(P)H-hydrate epimerase → MKIFTAHQIYEADKSTIKKEQIKSDELMERAATQLFEWIHSRLRGTQVNIQLFCGIGNNGGDGMVLARKLQEHGYSIKVYVVNYSDKRSKDFLLNLERLKENKVWPDFINKESDLPQISPNDIVVDAIFGIGLNRAPDAWVGNLIQHINGSRAFVLSVDVPSGLPVDRNPWNKEYVIQSSYVLSFQLPKLVFFLPETGVYVNQWEIVDIGLNPDFIAKTDADFELIGRPEVLPMYRPRLKFSHKGTYGHSVIIGGSYGKIGAVQLATNACLSVGSGLVTAFVPKCGYDSLQTAVPEVMVLTGSREKGISEIEIPFEPTVVGIGVGIGLDGDTVSAFGNFLKKVNSPMVIDADGLNILSQNPEMLTDVPGLSVLTPHPKELQRLIGNWTSDFDKLEKAKAFASKYNIVLVIKGAHTITIYKGKGYVNTTGNPGMATAGSGDVLTGMIAGLMAQGYPSVEAAIFGVYLHGLAGDLGVSSKGYEALKASSLIENIGSAYSELFRQPEMEQKDNTQ, encoded by the coding sequence ATGAAAATTTTTACCGCCCATCAAATCTATGAAGCTGATAAATCCACAATCAAAAAAGAACAGATAAAGAGTGATGAACTTATGGAAAGGGCAGCAACCCAGCTGTTTGAGTGGATACATTCCCGTTTACGCGGAACCCAGGTCAATATTCAACTGTTCTGTGGCATTGGAAACAATGGGGGAGATGGTATGGTACTGGCCAGAAAACTGCAGGAGCATGGTTATTCCATTAAGGTGTATGTGGTAAACTATAGTGATAAACGTTCAAAGGATTTTCTGTTGAACTTGGAACGGTTAAAGGAGAATAAAGTTTGGCCGGATTTTATCAATAAAGAAAGCGACTTGCCCCAAATATCGCCCAATGATATTGTGGTGGATGCCATTTTTGGTATTGGATTGAATCGAGCGCCAGATGCTTGGGTCGGAAATTTGATTCAGCATATTAACGGCTCACGAGCTTTTGTGTTATCTGTGGATGTGCCCTCAGGATTGCCTGTGGATAGAAATCCTTGGAATAAGGAGTATGTGATACAGTCCAGTTATGTGTTGAGCTTTCAACTACCCAAATTGGTCTTCTTTTTGCCGGAAACAGGTGTTTATGTGAACCAATGGGAGATAGTGGATATTGGTTTGAATCCTGATTTTATTGCTAAAACGGATGCCGATTTTGAACTTATAGGCAGACCGGAAGTACTGCCTATGTATCGGCCACGACTTAAGTTCTCGCATAAAGGAACTTATGGCCATTCCGTTATTATTGGTGGTAGTTATGGAAAGATTGGTGCTGTACAATTGGCCACTAATGCCTGTTTGAGTGTTGGAAGTGGACTGGTTACCGCTTTTGTTCCCAAATGTGGGTATGATTCTTTGCAAACCGCAGTTCCCGAAGTAATGGTGTTGACTGGATCTCGGGAGAAGGGTATTTCGGAAATAGAGATTCCTTTTGAACCAACAGTAGTGGGAATCGGGGTAGGAATCGGGCTGGATGGAGATACTGTTTCGGCCTTTGGCAATTTTTTGAAAAAGGTCAATTCTCCCATGGTCATTGATGCCGATGGGTTGAATATTTTATCCCAAAACCCTGAAATGTTGACCGATGTTCCCGGATTATCCGTGCTGACTCCACACCCAAAGGAGCTGCAACGTTTGATAGGTAATTGGACTTCGGATTTTGATAAGCTGGAAAAAGCCAAGGCATTTGCATCCAAATATAATATTGTACTTGTGATCAAAGGAGCACATACGATTACTATATATAAAGGTAAGGGCTATGTAAATACTACAGGAAACCCTGGTATGGCAACAGCGGGCAGTGGCGATGTTTTAACAGGGATGATTGCTGGGCTTATGGCGCAGGGATATCCATCTGTAGAAGCAGCAATATTTGGTGTGTACTTGCACGGTTTGGCAGGAGATTTAGGCGTATCTTCTAAAGGTTATGAAGCGTTGAAAGCATCAAGCCTAATAGAGAATATAGGGAGTGCATATTCAGAACTGTTCCGTCAACCGGAAATGGAACAGAAGGATAATACCCAGTAG